In Syngnathus typhle isolate RoL2023-S1 ecotype Sweden linkage group LG14, RoL_Styp_1.0, whole genome shotgun sequence, one genomic interval encodes:
- the abhd8b gene encoding LOW QUALITY PROTEIN: protein ABHD8 (The sequence of the model RefSeq protein was modified relative to this genomic sequence to represent the inferred CDS: inserted 1 base in 1 codon): MLTSFMEGLLCCLPSKSTNVVVPVETSESIDGFEFVEVKPGRVLRVRHLIPERSVVEQPAGQAGYVSCKRRISVFCNGQLFIENLGDKAAPAELKTCQNGDTQPNSTVEVELTHCGDASPLDDVPGSDSVAAGKVVTSETGALADAPAASQPDTSQKRRRRKLKRTVVIDCQRKISACKGTHTDVALFFIHGVGGSLDIWKSQLDFFWRLGYEVIAPDLAGHGCSSAPPIPAAYTFYALAEDMRLIFKRYARKRNILIGHSYGVSFCTFLAHEYPEQIHKMVMINGGGPTALEPSLFSVFNLPSCVLDCLSPLLSWSFLKAGFAHQGAKEKRLLKENNAFNVSAFVLRAMMSGQYWPEGDEVYHAEITVPVLLVHGIHDRFVPVEEDQRMAEVIXRRGGHIFFFLQTNCYFFCICQILLIGFLKVLEDGSHMVMMECPEAVNTLLHEFFLWEPATPPLPKPKARPETAKAQSDMGKTGANPAKVRPATALQASLKSEAQVKFDRGDK; the protein is encoded by the exons ATGCTGACAAGCTTTATGGAAGGTCTTCTCTGCTGCCTTCCATCAAAGTCAACCAATGTCGTGGTTCCCGTCGAGACGTCCGAATCCATCGACGGTTTCGAGTTCGTCGAAGTGAAACCGGGCCGGGTGCTTCGCGTCCGGCATCTAATCCCCGAGCGCTCGGTGGTGGAGCAACCCGCGGGACAGGCCGGGTACGTCAGCTGCAAGAGGAGGATCTCGGTCTTCTGCAACGGGCAGTTGTTCATCGAGAACCTCGGCGACAAGGCGGCCCCGGCGGAGCTGAAAACCTGCCAAAACGGCGACACGCAACCAAACAGCACCGTCGAGGTGGAACTGACGCACTGCGGCGACGCTTCGCCGCTCGACGATGTTCCCGGCTCGGACTCGGTCGCGGCGGGAAAGGTCGTGACGTCTGAGACGGGAGCGCTGGCGGACGCGCCCGCCGCTTCGCAGCCCGACACGTCGCAGAAACGACGGCGGCGGAAGCTCAAGCGCACCGTGGTGATTGACTGCCAGAGGAAAATCTCGGCGTGTAAAGGGACGCATACGGATGTCGCTCTGTTCTTCATCCACGGCGTGGGAGGCTCTCTGGATATCTGGAAGAGCCAGTTGGACTTCTTCTGGCGACTGGGCTACGAGGTGATCGCCCCTGACCTGGCGGGCCACGGCTGCAGCTCCGCGCCTCCGATACCCGCCGCGTACACTTTCTACGCCCTGGCGGAAGACATGCGACTTATCTTCAAGAGATACGCACGCAAGAGGAATATTCTCATCGGACATTCTTACGG TGTGTCATTCTGTACTTTCCTGGCGCACGAGTATCCGGAGCAGATCCACAAGATGGTCATGATCAACGGAGGTGGTCCCACAGCGTTGGAGCCCAGCCTCTTCTCCGTCTTCAACTTGCCTTCATGTGTGCTCGACTGCCTCTCTCCGCTGCTCAGCTGGAGTTTTCTCAA GGCCGGTTTTGCTCATCAGGGTGCAAAGGAGAAGCGCTTGCTGAAAGAGAACAACGCCTTCAACGTTTCGGCTTTCGTGCTGCGCGCCATGATGAGCGGGCAGTATTGGCCCGAGGGGGATGAAGTCTACCACGCTGAGATTACTGTGCCCGTCCTGCTGGTTCATGGAATCCATGACAGGTTTGTCCCCGTTGAAGAGGACCAGAGAATGGCAGAGGTAA AAAGGCGAGgtggtcacatttttttttttttacagactaATTGCTATTTCTTTTGCATCTGTCAGATCCTCCTCATCGGCTTTCTAAAAGTCTTGGAAGATGGCAGTCATATGGTCATGATGGAATGTCCAGAGGCTGTCAACACACTCCTGCATGAGTTCTTCCTCTGGGAGCCTGCAACCCCCCCACTTCCAAAGCCCAAAGCCCGGCCAGAGACCGCCAAAGCCCAAAGCGACATGGGTAAAACCGGAGCCAACCCCGCCAAGGTCCGACCGGCGACTGCCTTGCAGGCCTCGTTAAAAAGTGAAGCACAAGTCAAGTTTGACAGGGGGGACAAATGA
- the ptprc gene encoding receptor-type tyrosine-protein phosphatase C, with amino-acid sequence MEGQRALWSQLLWATVISLASCENITVSTPANFSTQASDATNSPTVSPIPFLQSSTEVTSRNASLQNQCSYTVTAIKYGLGFVINASSNATYKFILTEDGGPAKEIHHNATMVNITELKPCTEYKHRVQYYVGDDKLLQNCSYSNGAPKSATGKMSQDDITFDKCSTGCLSLSTGWDVSTSLRDPSRKCDNKPCVQLDTGDICSNRTITFTCANSSLQLTKFISTDFLSGLSKNIRQNVPDQLPANITAELPPKCTDLSVVYSCLDRQNVAKNVSDLEPYTKYFCTGQIRERDVIIANLSTIHVTINCDLKVQNVKSSPTNTSATLTWTTASENCPDFLSGPNPPSYKCICRSQMEKEKQCMATKRNETHFDCMVGHLQPYTDYECRIKPMYKDQDVAQGIIKTNFSTEIGAPEDISVLDAKVNVNSIEVKCTHSQRFNGPDGKFHAVLYQGSRVVKTSNKTKCAFFFQDLSFSTTYELKVYVSNQVFNSTFSKKTLTTEYNEKALIGFLLFLIIFTSLALLVVLYRIYVVKRQRFRDMSENLLLIPNATSVEPIEANVLLDSYKRKLADEGRLFLDEFQSIPKIITHYTVKEAKKNYNIPKNRYVDILPYDYNRVQLSTGNGEAGCDYINASFIDGYKESKKYIAAQGPKEETVVDFWRMIWEQRSSIIVMVTRCEEGNKNKCAQYWPSMNRETEIFEEFIVKIKSENHFPDHSIRRLSLTNRRENSEREVTHIQFISWPDHGVPEEPHLLLKLRRRVNAFKNVFSGPIVIHCSAGVGRTGTYIGIDAMIECLEAESKVDIYGYVFKLRKQRCLMVQVEAQYILIHQALVEHNQFGETEIALSELHGALSILKENNSDSEPTFLEEEFHRLPNCYNWKTFNTGITEDNKKKNRCSAVIPYDYNRVLLRLDDALSQDSSHDEEHDETSTDSEEEEENTKYINASNIHGYWGPRSFIATQTPLKNTLADFWSMVYQKKASTIVMLSGANDEEKESAYWEKEKSTYGDIEVEVTSKDACPNLIKHNMLIRHVKRKDSRVVTHVQFLNWLDRELPETSQDLTDMIKEVKDFDQPRRGPPVVVHCSDGSSRCGIFCALWRLLDSAETEKVVDVFHVVRTLRKERQGMIASLAQYQFLYDALDGVYPVQNGEVKAVRPSDADSVYLVNESMTTGQQSEEKVAELASATEMSQQGAAESERDPVPAHA; translated from the exons ATGGAAGGTCAGCGTGCTCTCTGGAGCCAGCTGCTGTGGGCTACTGTCATCTCGCTGGCCTCCT GTGAAAACATAACAG TTTCTACCCCAGCAAACTTCTCAACGCAAGCCTCAGACGCAACCAACAGCCCAACAGTTTCTCCCATTCCCTTCCTTCAGAGCTCGACTGAAGTGACGTCTAGAAATG CCTCTCTACAAAATCAGT GCTCCTACACCGTAACAGCCATCAAGTACGGCTTGGGATTCGTCATCAACGCCTCTTCCAACGCCACGTACAAATTCATTTTGACGGAAGATGGTGGCCCGGCCAAAGAAATCCATCATAACGCAACAATGGTCAACATCACGGAACTCAAACCGTGCACTGAATATAAGCACCGAGTTCAATATTATGTTGGTGATGACAAACTTTTACAAAATTGTAGCTACAGCAACGGTGCTCCGAAAAGCGCGACAGGAAAAATGA GCCAAGATGACATCACTTTCGACAAATGCTCCACCGGGTGTCTTTCGCTCTCCACCGGCTGGGATGTCAGCACGTCTCTACGAGATCCGTCGAGGAAATGCGACAATAAGCCGTGCGTCCAACTGGACACCGGCGACATTTGCTCTAATCGCACGATAACCTTCACTTGCGCAAACTCCTCCTTGCAGCTAACAAAGTTCATCAGTACCG ATTTCCTCTCTGGACTTTCAAAGAACATACGACAGAATGTTCCCGATCAACTGCCTGCAAATATCACAGCGGAGTTACCTCCTAAATGCACCGACCTCTCCGTTGTTTATTCCTGTCTTGACCGTCAAA ACGTAGCCAAGAACGTGTCTGATCTGGAACCGTACACAAAGTACTTCTGTACCGGTCAGATCCGGGAGCGTGATGTCATCATAGCAAATCTGTCAACGATCCATGTGACGATTAACTGCG ATCTTAAAGTCCAAAATGTAAAGAGCAGCCCTACTAATACTTCGGCGACGCTGACATGGACAACAGCCAGTGAGAATTGTCCAGACTTCTTATCCGGACCAAATCCGCCGTCGTATAAATGCATATGCAGGTCTCAAATGGAAAAAGAGAAACAAT gtATGGCAACCAAACGGAATGAGACACATTTTGATTGTATGGTTGGTCACTTGCAACCATACACCGATTATGAATGTAGAATCAAACCCATGTACAAAGATCAGGATGTTGCACAAGGAATTATTAAAACTAACTTCAGTACTGAGATTGGAG CTCCAGAGGACATCTCTGTACTGGATGCAAAAGTAAACGTCAACTCTATCGAAGTCAAATGTACACATTCACAAAGGTTTAATGGACCCGATGGGAAATTCCATGCAGTACTTTATCAGGGTAGTAGAGTTGTGAAAACAAGTAACAAGACCAAATGCGCATTCTTTTTCCAAGATCTGAGCTTCTCCACCACCTATGAATTGAAG GTATATGTGTCCAACCAGGTCTTCAATAGTACCTTCTCGAAAAAAACCTTAACAACTGAAT ATAATGAAAAAGCCCTTATCGGCTTTCTTCTCTTCCTCATCATTTTCACATCTCTTGCGCTGCTTGTGGTCCTCTACAGAATCTACGTCGTGAAACGTCAAAGATTCCG AGACATGAGTGAAAATTTGCTTCTGATCCCCAATGCAA CTTCTGTGGAGCCAATCGAAGCCAACGTCTTGCTGGACTCGTACAAAAGGAAACTAGCTGATGAAGGACGCCTTTTTCTCGATGAGTTTCAG AGCATCCCCAAAATTATTACCCATTACACGGTGAAAGAGGCCAAGAAAAACTACAACATCCCCAAGAACCGTTATGTGGACATCCTACCAT ACGATTACAACCGAGTCCAGCTCAGCACAGGAAACGGAGAGGCGGGATGCGACTACATCAACGCCAGCTTCATTGAT GGCTACAAGGAATCCAAGAAGTACATTGCAGCTCAAG gcccAAAGGAGGAAACTGTGGTGGACTTTTGGAGGATGATCTGGGAGCAGCGCTCTTCAATCATTGTCATGGTGACACGCTGTGAAGAGGGAAACAAG aacaAGTGCGCGCAGTACTGGCCTTCTATGAACCGAGAGACGGAGATATTCGAGGAGTTTATCGTCAAGATCAAGTCGGAAAATCACTTCCCCGATCATTCCATCCGCCGTCTTAGCTTGACTAAT AGGAGAGAAAACTCTGAGCGAGAAGTCACCCACATCCAGTTCATCAGTTGGCCTGACCACGGCGTCCCCGAGGAGCCGCACCTCCTCCTGAAGCTCAGACGCCGCGTCAACGccttcaaaaatgttttcagcGGGCCCATTGTCATCCACTGCAG CGCTGGAGTGGGCAGGACGGGCACCTACATCGGCATCGACGCCATGATCGAGTGTCTCGAGGCCGAGAGCAAGGTGGACATCTATGGCTATGTTTTCAAACTCCGCAAACAGAGATGTCTCATGGTTCAAGTGGAG GCCCAGTACATTCTGATTCACCAAGCCCTGGTGGAGCACAACCAGTTTGGAGAAACAGAAATCGCACTGTCAGAGCTCCATGGTGCCCTGAGCATACTGAAGGAGAACAACTCTGACAGTGAACCAACTTTCCTGGAGGAAGAGTTTCAT AGACTTCCCAACTGCTACAACTGGAAGACGTTCAACACCGGGATCACCGAGGACAACAAAAAGAAGAATCGCTGTTCCGCTGTCATCCCTT ATGATTACAACAGAGTGCTGCTGAGGTTGGATGACGCCCTGAGTCAGGATAGCAGCCATGATGAAGAGCACGATGAAACCTCAACTGATagtgaagaggaagaggagaacacCAAATACATCAACGCCTCCAACATTCAc GGCTACTGGGGTCCACGCAGCTTTATTGCAACCCAGACTCCTCTGAAAAACACCCTAGCTGATTTTTGGTCCATGGTTTaccaaaaaaaagcctccacTATTGTCATGCTGTCAGGAGCTAATGATGAAGAAAAG GAGTCTGCGTACTGGGAGAAGGAGAAGAGCACTTACGGGGATATCGAAGTGGAGGTGACGTCAAAAGACGCTTGTCCAAATCTGATCAAGCACAACATGCTGATTCGTCACGTCAAG AGGAAAGACAGTCGTGTCGTGACACACGTCCAGTTCCTCAACTGGCTCGATCGAGAACTACCAGAGACGTCTCAAGACTTGACTGACATGATTAAAGAAGTTAAGGATTTTGACCAGCCCCGACGAGGTCCTCCCGTCGTGGTCCATTGCAG CGATGGCTCATCTCGTTGCGGCATTTTCTGCGCTCTGTGGAGGCTGCTCGACAGCGCCGAGACGGAAAAGGTCGTCGACGTTTTCCACGTGGTTCGAACCTTGCGCAAGGAGCGACAGGGCATGATTGCAAGTCTG GCCCAGTACCAGTTCTTGTACGATGCACTGGATGGGGTCTATCCAGTCCAGAATGGAGAGGTGAAAGCAGTCCGGCCCTCTGATGCCGACTCTGTCTACTTGGTGAATGAAAGCATGACAACAGGCCAGCAAAGTGAAGAAAAGGTTGCAGAGCTAGCCTCCGCTACCGAGATGagccagcagggggcagcagaGAGTGAGAGGGATCCTGTGCCTGCTCATGCATAG